One Longimicrobiaceae bacterium genomic region harbors:
- a CDS encoding phosphosulfolactate synthase: MSMMTEAGPAGRLHTSEYLNRIGVRRLAPATSPFDPGYDPVTLESHLEQSHHLMSILKVSMACWMIADEACTRRKVAAAHRWGVPTTTGGGPFEVAVAQGQLAAYLDLCADIGFTRIECGEGFTDLDMAPADVIRMVHERGMEAQFELGKKHGGAFTADVVQGLIDQGREWLDAGAVQLVVEGRESAVGVGLFDEEGRFNAGFADRFAAAFGFGTLLFEAPNKASQFALLDHFGPAVHVCNVRLEEVLRVEIYRRGLHSDAFSRPNLRPAVPAALHFTGIR, encoded by the coding sequence ATGTCGATGATGACCGAGGCCGGCCCCGCCGGACGGCTGCACACCTCCGAGTACCTGAACCGGATCGGGGTGCGCCGCCTGGCGCCCGCCACCAGCCCGTTCGACCCGGGCTACGACCCGGTCACGCTGGAGTCGCACCTGGAGCAGAGCCACCACCTGATGAGCATCCTCAAGGTGTCGATGGCGTGCTGGATGATCGCGGACGAGGCGTGCACGCGCCGCAAGGTGGCCGCCGCGCACCGCTGGGGCGTGCCCACCACCACCGGCGGCGGGCCGTTCGAGGTCGCCGTCGCGCAGGGCCAGCTCGCCGCGTACCTGGACCTCTGCGCGGACATCGGGTTCACGCGCATCGAGTGCGGCGAGGGCTTCACGGACCTGGACATGGCGCCGGCGGACGTGATCCGCATGGTGCACGAGCGGGGGATGGAGGCGCAGTTCGAGCTGGGCAAGAAGCACGGCGGCGCCTTCACGGCCGACGTGGTGCAGGGGCTGATCGACCAGGGGCGCGAGTGGCTGGACGCGGGCGCGGTGCAGCTCGTGGTCGAAGGCCGCGAGAGCGCCGTCGGCGTCGGGCTGTTCGACGAGGAGGGCCGCTTCAACGCCGGGTTCGCGGACCGGTTCGCCGCCGCGTTCGGGTTCGGCACGCTGCTCTTCGAGGCGCCCAACAAGGCCAGCCAGTTCGCGCTGCTGGACCACTTCGGCCCCGCCGTGCACGTGTGCAACGTGCGGCTGGAAGAGGTGCTGCGCGTGGAGATCTACCGCCGCGGGCTGCACTCCGACGCCTTCTCGCGCCCCAACCTGCGGCCCGCCGTGCCCGCCGCGCTCCACTTCACCGGCATCCGCTGA
- a CDS encoding polysaccharide deacetylase family protein, protein MYASPPTLRARFAARVKEHLSAAIFGAGLHRVLLRGRGVIVAFHRVDDRLAGTPLGCTRAEFAAYCDFFARHFRVIPLGEMVRRLRAGESVGGCLAITFDDGYLDNLQAAAPELRARGLPACFFVATGFVGTDRQPWWDREFGARAWWMTWDDVRALHAQGFEIGAHTESHADLGHTPLPDATRELSASRARLEAELGAPVTLFSYPYGAAERISEATRERVREAGYDCCLSAFGGTVARGGDPFRARRAPISPWHLSPAHFGFELLFREPRGSPSPPLPLPQTDERRRAG, encoded by the coding sequence TTGTACGCATCTCCGCCGACGTTGCGGGCGCGATTCGCGGCGCGGGTGAAGGAGCACCTGTCGGCCGCGATCTTCGGCGCGGGGCTGCACCGGGTGCTGCTGCGCGGCCGCGGCGTGATCGTGGCCTTCCACCGCGTGGACGACCGGCTGGCGGGCACGCCGCTGGGCTGTACGCGCGCGGAGTTCGCTGCATACTGCGACTTCTTCGCGCGCCACTTCCGCGTGATCCCGCTGGGCGAGATGGTGCGCCGCCTGCGCGCGGGCGAGAGCGTGGGCGGCTGCCTCGCCATCACCTTCGACGACGGCTACCTGGACAACCTGCAGGCCGCCGCGCCCGAGCTGCGCGCGCGCGGCCTGCCCGCGTGCTTCTTCGTCGCCACCGGCTTCGTGGGCACCGACCGCCAGCCGTGGTGGGACCGCGAGTTCGGCGCCCGCGCCTGGTGGATGACGTGGGACGACGTGCGCGCGCTTCACGCGCAGGGCTTCGAGATCGGCGCGCACACCGAGAGCCACGCCGACCTTGGCCACACCCCGCTGCCCGACGCCACGCGCGAGCTCTCCGCCTCGCGCGCACGGCTGGAGGCGGAGCTGGGCGCGCCCGTCACGCTGTTCAGCTACCCGTACGGCGCCGCCGAGCGCATCAGCGAGGCCACGCGCGAGCGGGTGCGCGAGGCGGGCTACGACTGCTGCCTCTCTGCGTTCGGCGGCACGGTGGCGCGCGGCGGCGATCCGTTCCGCGCGAGGCGGGCGCCCATCAGCCCGTGGCACCTGTCGCCCGCGCACTTCGGCTTCGAGCTGCTCTTCCGCGAGCCACGCGGCTCCCCCAGCCCCCCTCTCCCCCTCCCCCAGACCGACGAAAGGCGGCGCGCCGGCTAG
- a CDS encoding 2-phosphosulfolactate phosphatase: MPPVVAIDFLPESALRYGPGWAVVAVDVIRATTTAVTAATLGRRCFPVPSIEAALPVAAVLDRPVLCGELGGNMPYGFEITNSPVAVSALDPSDRPLILLSSSGTQLIHNAAGADAVYAGCLRNFTALIRYLATRHERVAVIGAGTRGEFREEDQRCCALIAEGLGEHGFALADELTAQTLRRWRGAPVDGWQESRSVEYLRRSGQLHDLDFILAHLDDVGSVHEIAEGEVVAAGAGDERQRPRRPIRMPWLNDAARSRGVQE, encoded by the coding sequence ATGCCCCCCGTAGTCGCCATCGACTTCCTTCCCGAGAGCGCCCTGCGGTACGGCCCGGGCTGGGCCGTGGTGGCCGTGGACGTGATCCGCGCCACCACCACCGCCGTCACCGCCGCCACGCTGGGCCGCCGCTGCTTCCCCGTTCCCTCCATCGAGGCGGCGCTACCCGTGGCGGCCGTGCTCGACCGCCCCGTGCTGTGCGGCGAGCTGGGCGGCAACATGCCGTACGGCTTCGAGATCACCAACAGCCCCGTGGCCGTCTCCGCGCTCGACCCGTCGGACCGGCCGCTCATCCTCCTTTCCTCGTCCGGCACGCAGCTCATCCACAACGCGGCGGGGGCGGACGCGGTGTACGCCGGCTGCCTGCGCAACTTCACCGCGCTCATCCGCTATCTGGCGACGCGGCACGAGCGCGTGGCGGTGATCGGCGCGGGGACGCGCGGGGAGTTCCGGGAGGAAGATCAGCGCTGTTGTGCGCTGATCGCCGAAGGGCTGGGCGAGCACGGCTTCGCGCTGGCGGACGAGCTGACGGCGCAGACGCTGCGGCGCTGGCGTGGCGCGCCGGTGGACGGGTGGCAGGAGAGCCGCAGCGTGGAGTACCTGCGCCGCAGCGGCCAGCTGCACGACCTGGACTTCATCCTCGCGCACCTGGACGACGTCGGCTCCGTGCACGAGATCGCCGAGGGCGAGGTGGTCGCCGCGGGCGCGGGAGATGAGCGGCAGCGGCCCCGGCGGCCCATCCGCATGCCGTGGCTGAACGACGCGGCACGCTCGCGGGGCGTGCAGGAGTGA
- a CDS encoding DegT/DnrJ/EryC1/StrS family aminotransferase yields the protein MIPRRVPPAHSPVPARALAEGFRALLGAPPAHAQLRELVLREFGGLDVVTAASGTCALSLVLRGAALDRPRAPVALPAYGCYDLASAAVGAGVRVVLYDVDPSTLAPDAESFARALAAGPAAVVVAHLYGIPVDLRPLRPAVEAAGAMLIEDAAQGAGVRIGGRPAGGFGSASVLSFGRGKGVTGGGGGALLAHDSRGEAVLRRARIAIHGTREGWAELAALAAQWVLARPSLYALPAAMPFLHLGETLYREPMPPEPMADSSAAVLRTLWEGRRREADARVRNARRLLAPAARSGDDTFPVPVGCSAGWLRLPLRARHRAHLPLSPAAERLGIAAGYPLALPDLPAMRALCVNAADDFPGARRLAASLYTLPTHGLLSEADLRGLEAWLATRTDVVAVPAPALSAAS from the coding sequence ATGATCCCCCGCCGCGTTCCGCCCGCGCACTCGCCCGTCCCCGCCCGCGCGCTCGCGGAGGGCTTCCGCGCCCTGCTCGGCGCCCCGCCCGCGCATGCGCAGCTACGCGAGCTGGTGCTGCGCGAGTTCGGCGGGCTCGATGTCGTCACCGCCGCGAGCGGCACCTGCGCGCTCTCGCTCGTCCTTCGAGGCGCGGCGCTGGACCGGCCGCGCGCGCCCGTCGCGCTGCCCGCGTACGGCTGCTACGACCTCGCCTCCGCCGCGGTGGGGGCGGGCGTCCGCGTGGTGCTGTACGACGTGGACCCATCCACCCTCGCGCCCGACGCGGAATCGTTCGCGAGGGCGCTGGCGGCCGGGCCCGCGGCAGTCGTCGTCGCGCACCTCTACGGCATCCCGGTCGACCTCCGCCCGCTCCGGCCCGCCGTGGAAGCCGCAGGGGCGATGCTGATCGAAGATGCGGCCCAGGGCGCCGGCGTGCGGATCGGCGGGAGGCCGGCGGGGGGATTCGGATCGGCGTCGGTGCTCAGCTTCGGGCGGGGGAAGGGCGTCACGGGCGGAGGCGGAGGCGCGCTCCTCGCCCACGACTCGCGCGGCGAGGCGGTGCTGCGGCGCGCCCGCATCGCCATCCACGGCACGCGCGAGGGATGGGCGGAGCTGGCCGCGCTCGCCGCGCAGTGGGTGCTCGCCCGCCCGTCGCTCTATGCGCTCCCGGCCGCGATGCCGTTCCTCCACTTGGGCGAGACGCTCTATCGCGAGCCGATGCCGCCGGAGCCGATGGCCGACTCGTCCGCCGCCGTGCTGCGGACGCTGTGGGAAGGCCGCCGCCGCGAAGCCGACGCCCGCGTCCGCAACGCCCGCCGCCTCCTCGCCCCCGCCGCACGATCGGGAGACGACACGTTCCCGGTGCCGGTAGGCTGTTCCGCCGGCTGGCTGCGGCTCCCGCTGCGGGCCCGCCATCGCGCGCACCTTCCGCTCTCCCCCGCGGCCGAGCGCCTGGGCATCGCCGCGGGCTACCCGCTGGCGCTCCCCGACCTGCCGGCGATGCGCGCCCTCTGCGTCAACGCGGCCGACGACTTTCCCGGCGCCCGCCGCCTCGCCGCCTCGCTCTACACGCTTCCCACGCACGGCCTGCTCTCCGAAGCCGACCTCCGCGGCCTCGAAGCCTGGCTCGCCACCCGCACCGACGTCGTCGCCGTGCCCGCCCCAGCACTCAGCGCGGCCAGCTGA
- a CDS encoding XrtA system polysaccharide deacetylase → MHLFTVDVEEYFHAAALASAAPVERWATMESRVERGVDSLLEIMDAHGARGTFFTLGWVAERQPWLVRRIADAGHEVASHGWAHQRVTEMGPRELRADLRRSRRALEDACGQAVLGFRAPNFSILRGWQWALDVLLDEGYAYDSSLFPSRTRGLEDHPPRPHVVHRTGGDLLEVPLACATVAGVDVPSGGGAWFRLLPYALTRRALRQAEERGAPGMFYIHPWELDSDQPRLPVSAAQRLRHYGGLGRTAARLNRLLTEFRFTSIRDGLGVVDASSFAGSAR, encoded by the coding sequence GTGCACCTCTTCACCGTGGACGTGGAGGAGTATTTCCACGCCGCGGCGCTCGCCTCCGCCGCACCGGTGGAGCGGTGGGCGACGATGGAGAGCCGCGTAGAGCGCGGGGTCGATTCGCTGCTGGAGATAATGGATGCGCACGGCGCCCGCGGCACCTTCTTCACGCTGGGCTGGGTCGCCGAGCGGCAGCCGTGGCTCGTGCGCCGCATCGCGGATGCGGGGCACGAGGTGGCGTCGCACGGGTGGGCGCACCAGCGGGTCACGGAGATGGGCCCGCGCGAGCTGCGCGCCGACCTGCGCCGCTCGCGCCGCGCGCTGGAGGACGCGTGCGGGCAGGCGGTGCTGGGCTTCCGCGCGCCCAACTTCTCCATCCTGCGCGGCTGGCAGTGGGCGCTGGACGTGCTGCTGGACGAGGGCTACGCGTACGACAGCAGCCTCTTCCCGTCGCGAACGCGCGGGCTGGAGGACCATCCGCCGCGCCCGCACGTGGTCCACCGCACCGGCGGCGACCTGCTGGAGGTGCCGCTCGCCTGCGCGACAGTGGCCGGCGTGGACGTGCCGTCCGGCGGCGGCGCGTGGTTCCGCCTGCTGCCGTACGCCCTCACCCGCCGCGCGCTTCGCCAGGCGGAGGAGCGCGGCGCGCCGGGCATGTTCTACATCCACCCGTGGGAGCTGGATTCGGACCAGCCGCGCCTGCCCGTCTCCGCCGCGCAGCGTCTGCGGCACTACGGCGGCCTGGGACGAACGGCGGCGCGCTTGAATCGCCTTCTGACCGAGTTCCGCTTCACCTCCATCCGTGACGGCCTGGGCGTCGTCGACGCGTCGTCCTTCGCCGGGTCGGCACGATGA
- a CDS encoding FemAB family XrtA/PEP-CTERM system-associated protein, translating into MSGLRVEPFAGTAAEWDAAAAALPGGTFSHRFGWKRVIEDAYRQRCIYLAARGDDDEIAGILPLVLVRGMGFGRFLVSMPYLNAGGPAGDADAAGALTAAAETLAAELHADTVELRCAADAGSALPAARDKVTCVLDLPAGGPDALWKGFGSKLRSQVKRAEREGVEMRFGPEQAEPFFAVFSRHMRDLGTPTHPWSFFRAVRDEMGADAWFGCAWLDGRPVAGGCALAWADSVEMTWASSLREAARCAPNMLLYWSFLRRAADAGLASFDFGRCTPGGPTHAFKRQWGTRDVPLPWVRRVRTPGAAAPSADRGAFALGTRLWKHLPVPVATLIGPALRRAIPA; encoded by the coding sequence ATGAGCGGCTTGCGCGTGGAGCCTTTCGCCGGCACCGCGGCGGAGTGGGACGCCGCGGCGGCCGCGCTGCCAGGCGGCACCTTCTCCCACCGCTTCGGCTGGAAGCGCGTGATCGAGGACGCCTATCGCCAGCGCTGCATCTACCTCGCTGCGCGTGGGGACGACGATGAGATCGCCGGCATCCTGCCGCTCGTGCTGGTCCGGGGGATGGGTTTCGGGCGCTTCCTCGTCTCCATGCCGTACCTGAACGCCGGCGGCCCCGCGGGAGATGCGGACGCCGCTGGCGCCCTCACCGCCGCCGCCGAGACGCTCGCGGCCGAGCTGCACGCGGACACGGTGGAGCTCCGCTGCGCGGCCGATGCGGGCTCGGCACTCCCCGCCGCGCGCGACAAGGTGACGTGCGTGCTCGACCTGCCGGCCGGCGGACCGGACGCGCTGTGGAAGGGCTTCGGCTCCAAGCTGCGCAGCCAGGTGAAGCGGGCCGAGCGCGAGGGCGTGGAGATGCGTTTCGGGCCGGAGCAGGCGGAGCCGTTCTTCGCCGTCTTCTCGCGCCACATGCGCGACCTGGGCACCCCCACGCACCCGTGGTCCTTCTTCCGCGCCGTCCGCGACGAGATGGGCGCGGATGCGTGGTTCGGCTGCGCGTGGCTGGACGGCCGCCCTGTCGCCGGGGGATGCGCGCTGGCGTGGGCCGATTCGGTGGAGATGACGTGGGCCTCATCGCTGCGCGAGGCCGCCCGCTGCGCGCCCAACATGCTGCTGTACTGGAGCTTCCTCCGCCGCGCGGCAGATGCGGGGCTCGCCTCGTTCGACTTCGGGAGATGCACGCCGGGCGGGCCCACGCACGCCTTCAAGCGCCAGTGGGGCACGCGCGACGTGCCGCTGCCGTGGGTGCGCCGGGTCCGCACGCCGGGCGCCGCCGCCCCGTCCGCGGACCGTGGCGCCTTCGCCCTCGGCACGCGCCTGTGGAAGCACCTGCCCGTGCCCGTGGCCACGCTGATCGGCCCGGCCCTCCGCCGCGCGATCCCCGCATGA